A region of Oryctolagus cuniculus chromosome 3, mOryCun1.1, whole genome shotgun sequence DNA encodes the following proteins:
- the NPPC gene encoding C-type natriuretic peptide, translating to MHLSQLLACALLLTLLSLRPSEAKPGAAPKAPRNPPGEEVPEPQTAGGGQKKGDKAPGGGGANLKGDRSRLLRDLRVDTKSRAAWARLLHEHPNARKYKGTNKKGLSKGCFGLKLDRIGSMSGLGC from the exons ATGcacctctcccagctgctggcctgcGCCCTGCTGCTCACGCTGCTTTCGCTCCGGCCCTCCGAAGCCAAGCCGGGGGCGGCGCCGAAG GCTCCACGGAACCCGCCTGGGGAGGAGGTGCCCGAGCCGCAGACTGCAGGCGGCGGGCAGAAGAAGGGCGACAAGGCTCCCGGGGGCGGAGGCGCCAACCTCAAGGGCGACCGATCGCGACTGCTGCGGGACCTGCGTGTGGACACCAAGTCGCGGGCGGCGTGGGCCCGCCTTCTGCACGAGCACCCCAACGCCCGCAAATACAAAGGGACCAACAAGAAGGGCTTGTCCAAGGGCTGCTTTGGCCTCAAACTGGACCGGATCGGCTCCATGAGCGGCCTGGGATGTTAG